agcaGACAACTCCAGCAGGTGAAGTGTtaactcacctggaaggactggttggtgccctgaatagaggtgagggagaaggtgaatgggcaggtgtagcacttctgccaCTTGTCAGGGTAAGTGCCAGTGGAAGCAAATGCTGCAGAAAGCAAAgagcggggggggggaggtaaagtTGTATTTGGTAGGCAAGGGCAAGTGGGAAGATGGGGAGAGtgtggatgtttgggaaatggtgGAGATGcatgtgagggcagcatcaatggtggaggaatggaacccccattctttgaaggaggacaacttctctgatgtcctggaaaagaaagccacatcctgggaacagacgCGGTaaagaaggaactgagaaaatggaATGGTATTTTTACTGacagaggtatagtcaagattgcCATGGGAATTGGTGGGTTTATGAGGGATATTGGTAGAAAGTTTGTCTCCCGTGCTGAAGACAGAGATCAAGAAAGTGGAgacaggtgtcagaaatggaccaagtacaTTAATAGTTTGGTACAACAACTACTTCAAGAAACTGAAGAGAGTTGCAAATacaactcagcacatcatggaaaccaacctccccaccacggactctgtctacatGTTTTGCTGCTTAGAAAAGCAGCCAACACAATGAAAACCTCCACCCACCCCAAACAtccggagaatgatgtgttggatgcagaggttgatagggtggtaggtaaggacaagcgggaagatggggtgagtgtgaaTGTCTGAGAAATGGTGGAGATGCAGGTTAGGGCATCTCCCATGGAGAAGATATGAAAGcaggtaccaccaggctcaatcaTGGCTCCTTATCCTGTTGTTATGAGACTGTTAAATAATTCCGTAGTACAATAAAATCGACCTGACCTCTCAGTGTACATCAATATGATTTTGCAGTTTACTGTCTACCTGTACTGTATTTGCTCTGTGATGTGTGTTATAACTAAAGGTTTGCTTTACACCATTTCATTACTGCATTATAATAaattgaacagtatgcaagacgacacgagtgaatctgcagatgctggaaataaataaaaacacaaaatgctggcagaactcagcaggccagacagcatctatgggaggaggtagtgacgacgtttcgggccgaaacccttcatcagtatgcaagacaagttgtTCAAAGTACCTTGGTACAAGTGTCAACAATAAACCATCTTATCATATTTAGTTTACCAATTTTTACCTGTAACCATGAACCGCTGAAACTCAGCCAACTTAcaaagtaaacacgaggaaatctgcagatgctggaaattcaaacaacacacacaaaatgctgcctggcctgctgtgttccaccagcattttgtgtgtgttgtttcaactTATAAAGTAACTTGTTAAAGCACCAGATCTTCAAACAGAACTTCCGAGAATTGCTGAAACATGTTAACTTGTCATTTTAATGtgcataaatgtgaggttatccacttcggtggcaagaacaggaaaacagattatttggtggccaattaggaaaaggggaggtgcaatgagacctgggtgtcattgtacaccagtcattgaaggtgggcatgcaggtacagcaggtggtgaaaaaggcgactggtatgttggcattcattgcaagaggattcgagtacaggagcagggaggttctccTGCATTTGTACAAAGCcttgatgagaccacacctggagtattttgtgcagttttggtcccctaatctgaggaaagacattcttgccatggagggagtacaaagaaggttcaccagattgattcctgggatggcaggactttcatatgaagaaagactggttcgactaggcttatactcactggaatttagaagattgaggggggatcttattgaaacgtataaaattctaaagggattggacaggctagatgcaggaagattgttcccgatgttggggaagtccagaacgaggggtcacagtttaaagttaaaaaggtctcagaccgttactctttaaatcatagagatattgtgaaattaacaagacttaggttggggcattgtgggctaaactattatttaaagataataggaaaacatcctactggattatgtgactgtggtagtccagagacagttcagcatgtgccttttaggaccgagatgagaaaaaaacttcttcatacagagagtggtgaatctgtggaattctctgccacaggaaacagttgaggccggttcattagctatatttaagagggagttacatatgacccttgtggctaaagggatcgggggtatggagagaaagcaggtacagggttctgcgTTGGATGATccgccatgatcatattgaatggcggtgcaggctggaagggctgaatggcctactcctgcacctattttctatgtcatTCTGGAGGAAAATATAAACCCCAAGGCACAGCAAATAAACCTTAGAAACAAATAGTGCCGCCCTGGATGAGGTAGAGCCGGCAATATATATCAACACGCAAGCGCCTGAACGGATGGTCGCCAAGAATACGCTTCCTCTTCCATGTCCAACAGTTTAGATGCATCTAGGCGTATTACTGCCCTCTGCAGGATGTATAATTAATGATAGAATTTCAAGAAACTCAAAATTCTCAAATATAAACTAGTTGTACGTAAAAACGGAATAATAAACTCTTCAATCAGATGGTGGTTCTCTTGGTGGCCAAAGATTtaacagaaaaacaaaatacacttaagtcagcctcttgaacaatatgcttctttcaattttatatcgattacaactcagtaaaacatgctgaactgtctctggactaccacagtcacataatccagtaggatgttttcctattatctttaaataatagtttagcccacaatgccccaacctaagtcttgttaatttcacaatatctctatgatttaaagagtaacagtctgagacctttttaactagtgggtgactagaaaagaaatgccttccctttaattcattttcccaatcctcctacCACTTCTTCTTTATGCCTTTTCTTTATCCtacttctcaattctgctctgcctaggggtattctaattcctacttgccagctctgtaaggaagactttgcaatgccatccacaatttcatttccctccaccccagcatgccCAGGTATCCATGTAAATCTGACTTCACAATCCATCTTCCCTTCTCTAAAAGAAACTAAGAGAACCTCAATAACTATATCCAGACAAGCTTTTGATTTATTCCCTTTTATAGCCTCTAAGGCAGCAGCAGAATCTGAATAGATGATAACCCTGCATGGTCAAGAGTCTTCTATCACCATAAGGCCCAGAGGATTGCTAATAATTCTGCTGCAAAGACAGAAACATCATCTGAAACCCGGtgaccaatctcaactccaagttgagacacgtacatcccaaatcctgcctttctgctctctgggtccactgagccatcagtaaaaatcttcagataagatccccatttattatttaaatattcatttacAATCAATGCTGTTGAAATTGCTCTGTTTCCTTGAAGCTGAAAAAGGAGGAATAGGTCTACTTCTGGTTCTGGCAAAAGCCAACAAGGAATGGGTGGCAAGCAAATTTGGTCAGCTATGTCTCCCTCAATCAATTTCAGTTTCACAGCCCAGTTATTAACCAAATCTAAAAATGGAtatcttttaattttactttgactCTCCGACGTCTCCTGCAAAAGACATTTTGATGGACAGCTGTGATTGAAGCCATTTAGTTTTGCCCAATACTGTAACCCCAACTTAATTCACCTTAAATATAGAGACGCTTCTCCCATCTTCACACATAATGCAGGGACTGTTGTTCTAAAAGTTCCACAACAGAGTCTAAGTGCTTTGGACTGCACAATGTCTAATTTTTCAAGCACTGCCGTAGCAGCGGAACCATAAGCAATACAACCATAATCAATAGCTGACCTAATCATAGCTCGatatattaagtacatagtttccCACCCTGCTTCCCAATCACATCCAGCAATACTTCTCATAACATTTAAAACTTTCTCACACTTTCCAATTGTTTTATCTACATGGACCCTCCAAGTAAGTCTTTCATCAAACCAGACACCTAAAATCTTGAATACCTTGACTCTTTCTAATGGAGAATCTTACAGACACCATTTACAATCAGGGATCTTTCTTCTAAAGCCAAAAATCAAGAAAGTACTTTTTTTGTGGTGTTACATGGACATGCGCGTCCGAGTGAGGCGCCGGCAAGTCACGTCAACGCGCATGCGCCCAAAGGGTACACCGCCAGTTTCCAGTATGTTCTTCCGGGTTGTTTTTCGTGCGCCTGCAAAGCGTTAAGCTCTCCCGTAGCCTGTGCTCGGAGAGATTAAAGCTCCGGCTGTTGCGTCTGTTGGGTAAGGTATGTCCAATTGTGGGGAATTAATACTTTTAATTTCAACAAGTGCTGtgcatttcatttcttctgttcCGAAGCTGTTAAATTGTGGAGTCTCGTGGTCACCATAGCAACTTGTGGTCCCGTTTCGAAAACAGCGTCCTGGGTCCGAGTAACAGCcagaaattaaaatataaaaaaatcattttaaTTTACTCGGTATTAGGGAGAAGTTCAACATACGACGAGGAGGAGGCGGTTGGCGGGtcgagcagcatttatggagggaaatgggcactCGGTGTTTCGCGTCGAGACACCAGGACTGTGgcagagatgctgcttgacccgctgagtttctccagcgcaTTGTGAGTtgttctggattccagcatctgcactctgtTTAAAGCAAGTTCTTTGCTACCAACTACCCCCAGTTTTTATTTGCGTCTTtcatcaaaggtcaaagtaaatttattgctaAGGTACGTGTACGTAACCACTACTctacctcgagattcattttcttccatctACAGGAAAAATAGAaatgcagtaaaaaaaaattacgaAAAATTATACACgaacaaagaccgacaaacaccaatgtgcaaaagacaaactgtgcaaattaaaGCAATACCGAGAACAGGATTAgtaaagattccttgaaagtgagtcggtTCAAAGTAATGGTGAATGAAGCTATCCGTgcaggttcaggagtctgatagttgcAGGATAACAACTtttcctgaaactggttgtgtGGGGTGAAAAGCTTCTAAACCTTCTGCCCAATTGAGGTAGTAAGAAGGCAGCATGACTTAGATGGCTGGGGACTTTAATAGTGGATGCTGAtttcttatggaaatgttttacCTATGATGGATCAAGTTCATTATTGCTGACTTATGACATTAATTTGTATTTTCGCAGCAGCACGCTGCAAGACATAAAAACTAATGcacttaaaaatatataaatacaaaAGATTAATAATGAGGTcatattcatggaccattcagagttctgatggtggagaggaagaagctgttcctgaatcattgtgtggGTCTTCATCCTTCCATAACtaattgtagtaatgagaagagggcatgtcttgtaTGGTGAGAATCTTtagtgatagatgccaccttcctgagacGCCACATCACACAGATGTCCTCAGTTGTGGACTTTTACAATCCTTTATTTGCAACTGAACTTCATGAGTACTTTGGTAATTTTTCATGATTTATTTCTAAtgctttatttttgtaatttgacgccacttccaggacagctcACTGTCCACAAGTTCATCTTCACTGACTGGACTTGTATTTGTGCCATTTACCCTTGTTGCTTTTTGTACATCAtgctcatagatagatagatactttattcatccccatggggaaattcaactttttttccaatgtcccatacacttgttgtagcaaaactaattacatacaatacttaactcagtaaaaaaatatgatatgcatctaaatcactatctcactACTAAAATTCATTTTCAAAAGCACATCAATTTGCTCAGCAACTGCCTCAAGCTTTTATTTCACAACTACTGTATTCCACCTTGACTTTACTGCACTTTTTACACCCAGGCTTTCTTTTTTTGACCAGGAGTCACTCTCTAGTATATTAGACCCAGGCTTCCCCTGCTGCATTCCCTAGTTTTATTTGCAGACCGCTATTCTGGCAATGATTTCTTCAATTTTTCTGCTTTTGTACATTACGTTCATCAGTATACAAGACAAACTCTGACCTTACTCAACCTGACAGGTGATGATTGGCTCCTCCTACCGCTATCTGGCTCATGACCCACAAACTGAACATCAAGCCATTATTTCCTATACCTCATTTCCAGGAATCTtcacactctccctccttcccaagGTACATGTATAGACTCAACTAGTTGACACAATCTGTTCTTTCCGTGTTCTTCCTTTTTTGCTTGCCACTTTAACAGCTTGTGGTTTCCTAACCTTAACCAATAGTCATCATGTAGGATGTTTAAAACTATTAACCTTCATCTTCTACCAGAACCACTGGTAAGCCCTTTCCCTGTTGAATCACTTTCCTTCACCTGGCCGAATTAGTTCTTGCAATGAATACCTTCTCCTGTAATAACTCActtactttgttttattttttaaaacacGGTACTGTTATGGTAGTGgaggttatttcatgttctcatgaGATATGTGGCATTCCTTCTAAAACTACTCATGTTCCTTGCTTTTCTTTCCTGTTTGGTTATGCTGATACCGTTGTATTATAACTACAAATTTATGAActtaattaaattctactctCTTCTATGAGTGGCTGTGGCTTTTCCTGTATTTTCATTTTCACCTTCTATGCCACCCTCCCAAAAACCATAAAGGGGGCCTCTGCCCACTCCAACGAGTCACATACCATTCTTCTTTACCTCCAGGGTTGTTCTTGTATAACCTTCGTATACTAAATATTGTTTATTTTAAATTCTAGCTATGGTTCAATTACACATCAAACATGGCAGTGAAAGCCAATTTTTGCTTGACACCACAGTAGATGTTACAGTGGAGGATCTAACCAAGCAAGTATCGGCCATTTACAATGGCAGACTCAAAGTAGACAGGATTTGTTCGGGTGAGTATTTGATAAAGTTCCTGAAAAGGTGTTAATACATTGGCATGAATAAATTAGACGTAATCAAATGTCATTAATGAAAGCAAAATTGGGATGGTGcgatggagatacatctccactaatggaggtgtaaggtgctgcttccctccactagcctgcaggttatgtgaccactgatgccaggcagagtattgataatggctgagttCACCCATCACACCGCCcagagaaagcaatggcaaaccactgcctTGGGAAAAATTGCACATAACCATAATGAATGGCCAGTTCCTCGTATCTGGCAAGCTTCCTCTCGTGGGCCTCCTCCAGGTtctcctcccacagtactgtCAGCTCCTGCAAGATGATGGTCAGCCATTGTTGGAGGCAGGGATGGAAAGTAAACTGCCATGCCCGTTGAAGTGGGTTGCCGGGGCTTCACTGGATAGTCTCTTCACAAagccataagacatcggagcagaattagaccattcagcccacagagGCTGATCctagattccactcaaccccatacacctgccttctcaccatatccttggATGCCCTGACTggtcaggaaacaatcaacttccaccctaAGTATTCCCATAGACTTGGCCTCCTCCATaggctgtggcagagcattccatagatttgctactctttggctaaaaaaattcctccttacctctgttctaaaatgccaccccctcaattttgaggctgtgccttcgagttctggatgccccctaccagaggaaacatcctttccacatctaccctatctggtcctttgaacgttcagtaggtttcaatgagatcacccctgcATTcttgtaagttccagtgagtacacgcccaaagctgccaatgctcatgttaaccccttcatttccagaatcctCATGGATGTCTTCGGGAatctctccaataacaacacatcttttctgagatgaggggcccaaaactgttgacaatattccaagtgcagcctgactagtgtcttataaagcctcagaattatttccttgcttttatattctattccctttgaaataaatgccaatattgcatttgccttctctaccacagactcaacctggaaattagctttctaggagtcttgcatgaggtcttccacatccctctgcacctctgatgtttgaatcttctccctatttagatataGTCCACACTGTTGTGCCATTTACCAAAATGCAATATTGTACAtttactgcattccatctgccacttttttgtccattcttccagtttgtccaagtcctgccgcaatcgcattgcttcctcagcactacctacccctccacctatctttgtatcatccgcaaaccttGCCTCAAAGCCAGATCATTGACAATGTCAAAAGTAGTGGTTACATACCAACTcctaaggaacaccactagtcactggcagtcaaccagaaaagaaccctttattcccactcgctgcctcttgcCTATCAGCTAATCGTGCCAGTATCTCAGCTGGTATAAGGAGGCAGAGAGCCATTAGCCACATTACCAAGGCGGCAGAGAATACCTTAAGATGGCTCTGAATGAAGAGACCAAGTCCACAGGGATCTGCAGCACATGCTACCTCTACACAAGCCTCGACTTGATCAACCACAGCTAGGTCACCTGGGTGAGGGGTCCGACGAAAGACCCGAAGCACCCAATGACCTCAGGTTACATCACTAATGTGAGATTCAGAGCATTGTGAGATGTATTCttcaaaaaaatcagaagttaaaTTTGAAAATGAGAAGATCTGATTTTGGcccttagttttttttttgttgtgtgtTTTTAAGGAATACCTGTTAGCCAGGAAGCTAGGAAAATTTCCATCCACCCAAGAAAATATTTGTAATGTCTATTTAATAGCAGTTCAATAACTGTATAGCACTCTCAAATGGATTGAGCTTGTGTTTTGGAATTTTTGCTGAAGTCTAGAATCTACAAATATTCCATCCATTGATGAAATAGTAGGCTAATGATCATGCAAATATCTGATCCATTTTGGTGAAAATCCCTATTGTTTTGTGCAAGTCTTACTTAGAAGACACTGCTCAACATCCTGATTCAGCTttcaaatgtgtttttttttagaaataAGTGAATTGGCAGAGCATGGTACCTTACTTCCTATTAATATGCAAGGACTAACAGATGAGCAGATAGAAGAACTCAAACTGAAAGATGAGTGGGCAGAGAAATGTATTCCCAGTGGAGGTTTTGAATTTAAAAAAGACGAAATTGGACGGAGAAATGGACAAGGTAAGATGATGGGAGCTGATAACGTTCTAAACTATTTGCAGGATTTTGGTCCTCCCATGATTTACTCTACACCAAGACTGAGAAGACTCCTCTCCAATTCCCTCTATTGCAAGAGATTAAGTTGCAGGAAATGAAAACAGTTGCAAACTAAAATGAAGTTCAAACTTAAAGATTTATAAGGAAATAAATGCTTCATAGCTACTATTAGAAAAGCTACCCTAAAAATTAGGAATTATTACTGATTGGTTTACTTTTAAAGAAGGCTGATGTGGAACATTGCTCAGGAAATTAGTCTGAAAATGTCATCTTTTCCTTTTTTCCAGCTCcaaatcagtcaatgaaagcagtTTTAACAAAAACTAAAGAAGAGGCAAAAGCACTAATTTCAAAGGTAATTTTTTACAATTAAGATGGCCAAATCCACTTTACAACCCAAGTATAATTACTGCCCAATATATTCTAACAAGGCAGCTGTTTAGGCACAAGAAGATTGCAGGAAGCAGTGGAATAAAATTAAAATACCGTTGATTTTAGTGTTGTTGTTTGTGGGCTACTTATTGGCCTGGACCCCAGGAGAACTAActtctctgcagttttttttaaaaagatgctTGATTGAGATCTTGGAAAGATAAAAACCTTAGTTTAATAGATCTGAAAGATTCTACCTCTGGAGAAAAGGTTCATTCATTGTAAAaggaaataaataacacaaaaactgaTTCTTTCTACCTACTTCACACATGCAGACTATATGACACTTATCTACACGAATCATTGTTGTAAATGTTTGGCTTGTATCTttctgcctttcctatccatatacccatttaaacattgtaattgtacggTAACTGTCTCCACTACCCCTTTGGCAACTTGATCCAGATGTTTGCTGTGGAAAAGCTTAGCCTTCAGATCTCCGTTTGATTTCTTACCTGTCACAACAAAACCTTCACTGCCCTGGAAGAAAGATTACTTGTCCCTCTTGCTCcttattttataaacctctaaagTTACTCTTCAACCTTTTATGTtgtagtgagaataaattcagcctaTCTAATCTCTTATAATTACAGCCCTCcattccagacagcatcctggtgaatctattCTGCAGTCCCTATTGCTGCCATATCCTTCCAGTAGTGTGGCAACTAGAACTATACACAACTCTAATACTTAATTTTAACACGCCAGAAATCCATTTTAAACAAATAAGGGACATTTCGTGGTCATCGGAATGGTTTATTTTCAAAAAAGTTTGAATGTAACGATATTCTATGATTGATAAATACATTGAAAAACTGTTCAAATACTTCTTTAGCATTGTTAAACTTAATCTTGCCCTCAATTTTCCTCATGTCCATCGACTCACTTTCTAGCAGGTCTTACTTCTGATTGAAATCAGAAATCCTTAATTTTTATCCTGAGCTGATGATTACCATATGGGTAATTGTACAAGTTGAGTTAAGCTGCTTCTACTGTATGTCCCTGGTTAAAGGGTATTTCTCATTAAGGAGCACTGTTTGGTAAAAGTTTAATAACTTAGTTATGACAAATACAAGCAACTCAAGTGAAAGATTGGTTCTCTCTTTTATATAAGAAACAAATTCAGGCTAACGTATGTGTAACAATGGAGATGGTTAATGAAGCACTTGACCAACTGCGAGGAGCTGTTATGATAGTTTATCCCATGGGACTTCCACCACATGATCCAATCCGACAAGAATTTGAAGGGAAAGAAGATCTGTCGGGATTGCAGGCAAGTAGAAAACCATATGTACCATAAGGGAGTTAACTGATAGATGAGTGCAGCTTGAATTCTATTTCTTCACCTACATTTATTTGAGTTATATGGATGTTTACAgattatttttttcttaaagTTTCAATAAAATGGAAATAAGCAGCTAATGAAAAGATTATTGTATTTGATATTAAATTATTGTATAATCGTATTATTTTGGTAGGCTGGGAAAATGGTGATTGAAGACTCTGAGGCTCGTCTGTGGTGGGCTGGAAAAGAGTTGCAAAGAGGAAAGAAACTATCTGATTATGTTGGCAAAAATGAGAAAACCAAAATTGTTGTAAAGATACAAAAGGTAAATATGTGGACAAGAGTACTTTAATGCATTACCAGCCTAATACTTTAAGAATTTAATCATGAACACAAGATGAATAACTTTgagttccttccccccccccccccccttactgaGTTGAGATATTTTAGAGTGGGCTAAATAAGaggattgttttttttaaattaaagttGCGATTTGCCGGAGAGAGTAAACAAAGTAATTTTAGATTGCTTCTTTGAGATTTAAGAATAGTATCAGAAGCACTTGATTTGCAAAGAGTGAAAAATGTTTCATTTTCCCTTTCTCAAGCCCCACTACAGCTTCAAATTTAGAGGAATAGATGTGAGGCAGTAAAACTAAGCTGTGTAAATCCTGGTAACTTTGATCTGTTAAAACTTATTCATCACTGTTGTAAATACACTATCTCAACCGTCTTCAGGATTGTGGGCATTTGCTAATCTTCCAGTATTTCTCTGGAGCTTTCACAACATTCTTGGTTGTCCATCATATCCAGCTTTGCCATGGATGGTTCTAAGCCCAGCTGCAACAGGTGGAGGGTTAGACAAGGGGCTACCAACCCATccgatttattatttttttttttaaaaagtgttatagaaatgccaacagaagctccaaggaCCGCATCTCTGGGAGAGGAATGATACACTAAGAAGATTGGCTACACCTAGGAAATACCTAAGAATGGTTCAGGAGGGCTCCAGGGAGCTGCCTCTGGCAGCCCATGCCCCAGTTTGGATGCTGGGCTTAAGAAGTCGTCATTTCcagcaatgacaggagacctgtgtataagagtttttaaagtggaaaaaccaTTGCACTGAGGCAGTTCCACACTCTCGACCTCAGAAGTTCAGGACCAGTGATATGATTAGTAGTCACAAACTGCGGTCTAACTTGGTTGCAGTAGACGACAATGACTACTTCTGTGTCATGTCATGCCCATTTCACTCCACGAAGCTTTGCAGAGCCACCTTCCTGCTTGTTGGTTAATGTATTTTTTACATCTCTGTACattggagctgacttcacatgctacaACAGGCAAGTCCTtatctcaccagggtatgaggcctgccagttaccctcacctggtttagttgGCCTGTTGAAGCGATACACTGGGGTGTGGATGCTGTcaaatgcaaacagctacttggagccacaggagaGGACCTGTGTGTCCAGTGTGGCCCAAAGGTGAGTGTGCTGCCTCAtaatggacacgacaagcccctttACCAGAGGTGTTTCCCCTCCCTGGACAACCCATACACCCACAAAATTACAGATTAGCAAAACCCAAAAGAAAACTGCCCCCCCCATGTCTTTCAAAATTGAGATGTAAAAAATACATTAACCAATAAATGTCTGCAGATAATTCACCTGGTTAGGACAATGAGAAGTGATGCCACAGAATATCAGTGGGACGGTACCTGTTGTAAGCTGATACAGCAcatttaaagaaaataaataatttgtATCTCCATGGTAGAAAACACTAAAATCCATGGGCTAAAGGAAGAGAGAAGCTGAAATTAAAACTTGGACTCTTGACAAGTCACCCAGGAGGAGGACATGGAAGGTGGCAGTTTGAGAGGTTTGTAGAGATGGTTAGTTTTAAGGAGATGATGTTAGATGTTATGGGATGCCCAAGCTTAATAAATTCCCAAAACCAGATGACATGTATGCTGTGGGGAAATATAGCTTGGGCTTTGACAATTATTTGTCTCTTCTTTAGCCACAGTGAGGTGCCAGAAAATTGGAGGATAGGTAATGtgcgcttttttttttaaattaaggatAGCTGGATAATCCAGGTAGCTCAGTATATGATGCTTGTATCAGTGGTAGGAGAATTCTTGCAGAAAATAAGGGATAAGAATCAAATATATTTGGAAAGGCGGGTGCTAATCAAGGATGATCAGTGTGGCAAATCCTATCAATAAtttgagttgttttttttttaaaaaggtgttAACTAAAATGACTGATGAAGGCAGTACACTAGacattgtccacatggacttcagtaaattATTAGAT
The Hemitrygon akajei chromosome 5, sHemAka1.3, whole genome shotgun sequence DNA segment above includes these coding regions:
- the cfap298 gene encoding cilia- and flagella-associated protein 298; the encoded protein is MVQLHIKHGSESQFLLDTTVDVTVEDLTKQVSAIYNGRLKVDRICSEISELAEHGTLLPINMQGLTDEQIEELKLKDEWAEKCIPSGGFEFKKDEIGRRNGQAPNQSMKAVLTKTKEEAKALISKKQIQANVCVTMEMVNEALDQLRGAVMIVYPMGLPPHDPIRQEFEGKEDLSGLQAGKMVIEDSEARLWWAGKELQRGKKLSDYVGKNEKTKIVVKIQKQSHGAPAREPIITEDEQKQMMMYYHRRQEELKKLDENDDECYLDSAWADRHALKRQFQGVSNIRWGPGK